In Methanobacterium sp., a genomic segment contains:
- a CDS encoding PAS domain S-box protein, whose amino-acid sequence MKLEWDGSRSEYKTFMVLSLVVLSCVLTYYFHFVLRSGIVFTHFYYIPIVLAAVWWKRKSLWVPFFLAGVLILTDWISPLKSDFLYDDIFRSIIFISVSVITILLSESIEKSQIKLKTSEEMFRSVVESAIDGIITTNLSGNVVFVNESFQKMFQCSEEEVLGESVKKFIPSRLRDKYDEQMDQFRKTGEHQLVGTFESVGLRKDGKEFPFEISLTNWEGDGEIFTTSIIRDTTYRKNAEKTRAILSAIVESSAESIIGMDLNGNVLSWNNGAERTYGYKTREVLGKSGSIIFPPGSDELSYILKTIGGGEKIDHYETKRITKTGEMIDIFLTVSPIKGISGDIIGLSAIARDITQDKAAEKALAKSEAQLSMITTHMADIICQASKDGQYIYVSPSVKTVLGLEPGELVGKSIFDRMHPDDQSRVTSCIKDGLGKCITRSVQYRYMKADGSYVWLGTKGTPISDEGVVTGFICNSRDITQQKNVEDALRESEEKYRTLIESAKDPISLYDENGIFLMANKSGAHNMGEEPADLLGRSLRDFFPPEVAKKQIELIKKVISTEEGLDLEMFVPYSGKDQWFSTSLQPIYGHDNRVHSVQVISRDITDIKEAQIKLEQALKDKDMLMKEIYHRVKNNLMVISSLLNLQSRYIKDEEARGIFKESQERAHSMALIHERLYRSTDLKHIDFGDYIRTLSTDLFRTYVADPARVQLELEVEDVMIDINTAIPLGLIINELVSNSMKHAFPNEKSGTIMVKFKEDGNRCVLEVNDTGIGFPSDIEPDQTDSLGLQLVTSLTQQIGGELELERSPRTTFRITFEEKKVGKS is encoded by the coding sequence TTGAAGTTAGAGTGGGATGGATCGAGATCTGAGTATAAAACTTTCATGGTTTTATCTTTAGTAGTCTTATCCTGTGTTTTAACCTATTACTTTCACTTCGTTTTAAGATCCGGAATTGTTTTCACCCATTTTTATTACATACCCATAGTGCTGGCTGCGGTCTGGTGGAAACGGAAGAGTTTGTGGGTTCCCTTTTTCCTGGCTGGGGTGCTTATTTTAACAGACTGGATCAGTCCACTTAAAAGTGACTTTTTGTATGATGATATTTTCAGATCAATTATATTCATTTCAGTGAGTGTAATAACTATTCTTCTAAGTGAAAGCATAGAGAAATCGCAGATAAAGTTGAAAACCAGTGAAGAAATGTTCCGTTCTGTGGTTGAATCTGCCATTGATGGGATTATCACTACTAATCTATCGGGTAATGTAGTTTTTGTTAATGAAAGCTTTCAGAAAATGTTCCAATGCTCTGAAGAAGAAGTTCTGGGAGAATCAGTGAAGAAGTTTATCCCTTCCCGGTTGAGGGATAAATATGACGAACAAATGGACCAATTCCGTAAAACAGGTGAACATCAACTGGTTGGAACTTTTGAATCAGTGGGCCTAAGGAAGGATGGTAAAGAATTCCCCTTTGAAATATCCCTCACCAACTGGGAGGGGGATGGTGAAATATTCACCACTTCCATTATTAGGGATACAACCTATCGTAAAAATGCTGAGAAGACGCGGGCCATACTTTCAGCTATTGTGGAAAGCTCAGCAGAATCTATTATTGGTATGGATTTAAATGGTAATGTATTGAGCTGGAATAATGGGGCAGAGCGAACATATGGTTATAAGACAAGGGAAGTTCTGGGAAAATCAGGTTCCATAATATTTCCACCGGGTTCTGATGAACTCTCATATATACTGAAGACAATTGGTGGCGGGGAAAAGATCGATCATTATGAAACCAAGAGAATAACCAAAACAGGAGAAATGATCGACATATTCTTAACAGTTTCCCCTATAAAGGGTATATCTGGGGATATAATTGGATTATCTGCCATTGCAAGGGATATAACTCAGGATAAAGCCGCTGAAAAGGCATTGGCTAAAAGTGAAGCTCAGCTATCAATGATCACTACCCACATGGCGGATATTATATGTCAGGCCAGTAAGGATGGTCAATATATCTACGTAAGCCCTTCGGTAAAAACTGTTCTTGGTTTGGAACCTGGGGAACTGGTTGGAAAATCAATATTTGATCGGATGCACCCTGATGATCAGTCACGGGTCACCTCCTGCATTAAGGATGGCCTCGGGAAATGCATTACTCGATCGGTTCAGTATCGCTACATGAAGGCCGATGGCAGTTACGTGTGGCTGGGTACAAAGGGAACACCAATCTCTGATGAAGGGGTGGTCACTGGATTTATATGTAACAGTCGTGACATAACCCAACAGAAAAATGTAGAAGATGCACTGCGTGAGAGTGAGGAGAAGTACAGAACACTCATTGAATCAGCTAAGGATCCAATTTCTTTGTATGATGAGAATGGTATTTTTTTAATGGCCAACAAGTCAGGAGCACATAATATGGGTGAAGAACCTGCTGATCTGTTGGGTCGTTCACTCCGGGATTTTTTCCCCCCTGAAGTTGCCAAAAAGCAAATTGAATTAATAAAAAAAGTAATCAGCACAGAAGAGGGTTTAGATCTGGAAATGTTTGTTCCATACAGTGGAAAGGATCAATGGTTCAGTACAAGTCTACAACCAATTTATGGTCATGATAACCGAGTTCACAGTGTTCAGGTTATCTCTCGAGACATAACTGACATTAAGGAAGCCCAGATAAAACTTGAACAGGCCCTTAAGGATAAAGATATGCTGATGAAGGAGATATATCACCGGGTAAAGAACAATTTAATGGTGATTTCCAGTCTCCTTAATCTCCAGTCACGTTACATAAAGGATGAAGAAGCCCGGGGAATATTCAAGGAAAGCCAGGAGAGGGCTCATTCCATGGCCTTAATCCATGAAAGACTCTATCGCTCCACTGACCTGAAACACATAGATTTCGGAGATTACATCCGTACACTGTCCACGGATTTATTCCGAACTTATGTGGCTGACCCCGCCCGGGTCCAACTGGAACTGGAAGTGGAGGATGTGATGATCGATATCAACACCGCCATACCACTGGGTTTAATAATAAATGAATTAGTCTCTAATTCCATGAAACACGCTTTCCCCAACGAAAAAAGTGGGACAATAATGGTTAAATTCAAGGAGGATGGTAATCGGTGTGTTTTAGAGGTTAATGATACTGGGATTGGATTCCCCTCCGATATTGAACCGGATCAAACCGATTCACTGGGTCTTCAATTGGTTACCAGCCTCACCCAACAGATTGGTGGAGAACTGGAACTTGAAAGGAGTCCCAGAACCACTTTCCGCATAACATTTGAAGAAAAGAAAGTGGGTAAATCATAA
- a CDS encoding DUF2953 domain-containing protein: MSFLLIPLKLSLELEKQGSELKGLFSLRFLGIRIFSREIPEDEKDKEEKVEEDEEETDKKDEFDLKRILNILRLLKESWPHIYRLITAFYRSVTLEKFSLNLTLGMESPADTALFTGYIWSFTYPLNALTRIDAVITPDFQRRVLDGNFQMIINLKLIWIVVEAIRAYTKKPVREMIQEMRR; encoded by the coding sequence TTGTCTTTTCTTTTGATTCCACTTAAGCTATCTTTAGAACTAGAAAAACAGGGATCTGAACTTAAAGGTCTTTTTAGTCTCAGATTTTTAGGTATACGCATTTTTTCAAGGGAAATACCTGAAGATGAAAAGGATAAAGAGGAAAAAGTGGAAGAAGATGAAGAAGAAACAGATAAGAAGGATGAATTTGACCTAAAACGTATTTTAAATATATTAAGATTACTTAAAGAATCATGGCCGCATATTTACCGGCTGATAACTGCATTTTATAGATCAGTGACTCTGGAAAAGTTTTCCCTTAATTTGACATTGGGAATGGAAAGTCCGGCAGACACTGCCCTTTTCACAGGATATATCTGGTCATTCACCTATCCGCTCAATGCTCTTACGCGAATTGATGCTGTTATAACACCAGATTTCCAGAGAAGGGTCTTAGATGGTAATTTTCAGATGATTATAAATTTAAAGCTCATCTGGATAGTGGTAGAAGCCATACGGGCATACACCAAAAAACCAGTACGAGAAATGATTCAGGAAATGCGTCGTTGA
- a CDS encoding GerW family sporulation protein, protein MMDIQDPIKTTVEELRKVLNIENVIGEVIESEDKIMIPVTRMGMAFGAGMGDGKGSANEGFSAGASGGGAGIEPVAMVVVFKGQSGPEGVKVLPLKNPDPLSRAIGEVSTAIVEVMAEGKKMGMGKKHTKKHTKNAEEAKTEEKKGEAAV, encoded by the coding sequence ATGATGGATATCCAGGATCCAATAAAAACCACGGTAGAAGAGCTTCGAAAGGTTTTGAATATAGAAAACGTGATTGGGGAAGTAATAGAAAGCGAAGATAAAATAATGATACCTGTAACCCGAATGGGAATGGCATTTGGAGCAGGCATGGGTGATGGAAAAGGTTCTGCAAATGAAGGATTTTCTGCAGGAGCTTCTGGTGGAGGTGCAGGTATAGAACCAGTAGCAATGGTAGTGGTTTTCAAAGGTCAAAGCGGACCTGAAGGAGTTAAAGTATTGCCATTAAAAAATCCAGACCCATTATCCCGGGCAATTGGTGAAGTCAGTACTGCCATAGTTGAAGTCATGGCTGAAGGGAAAAAAATGGGAATGGGTAAAAAACACACTAAAAAACACACTAAAAATGCTGAAGAGGCAAAAACTGAAGAAAAAAAGGGTGAAGCTGCCGTATAA
- a CDS encoding tRNA (N(6)-L-threonylcarbamoyladenosine(37)-C(2))-methylthiotransferase yields the protein MKIYMETFGCTFNQADSQIMAGLLEETGGKIVKSPEEADVIIINTCYVKQPTEQKITNRIGKMQAQFPQKKLLIAGCMVDIDPEKLKKLAPQAGWIGARRINSAPEVVEAVMNGHLVRETGHGDDVKTCLPRKRSNPLVHILQICEGCLGKCSYCCTRFARGRLQSYPVSLLRAEAEQAVADGCVEIQLTAQDTAAYGKDTGENLSDLINQITSIEGDFLIRVGMMHPKNIEDDLEAIITSFKNEKVYNFLHLPLQSGSNQILSDMNRGHTVEEYLDIVNHFRTEIPELSLATDVIVGYPTEDDDAFQDTLDVIQEIYPDFLHISKYHHRPGTRSSLLPEIDHQTMKKRSRQLNDLKVDIATANNRKLRDTHQKILITDKGSKGGYIGRTNSYKTVVVEEALPGAFLDVEITHSLSTYLKGKISK from the coding sequence ATGAAAATCTATATGGAAACATTTGGTTGCACCTTCAACCAGGCAGACTCCCAGATAATGGCTGGTTTACTGGAAGAAACTGGTGGGAAAATTGTAAAATCCCCTGAAGAGGCGGATGTTATTATCATAAACACCTGTTACGTCAAACAACCCACTGAACAGAAAATAACCAATCGTATTGGTAAAATGCAAGCTCAGTTTCCACAGAAGAAATTGCTCATTGCCGGCTGCATGGTGGATATTGATCCAGAAAAACTGAAAAAACTGGCACCACAAGCAGGATGGATCGGGGCTCGTAGGATAAATTCAGCTCCAGAAGTGGTCGAAGCAGTTATGAATGGTCATCTGGTGAGGGAAACAGGTCATGGGGATGATGTTAAAACCTGCCTTCCACGGAAGCGTTCTAATCCACTGGTGCACATTCTCCAGATTTGTGAGGGATGTCTGGGTAAATGCAGTTACTGCTGCACCAGATTTGCACGGGGAAGATTACAGAGTTATCCTGTATCTCTTTTAAGAGCCGAAGCAGAGCAGGCAGTGGCTGATGGGTGTGTGGAAATCCAGCTCACAGCCCAGGATACTGCTGCCTATGGAAAAGACACCGGGGAAAACCTGTCTGATCTTATAAATCAAATAACTTCTATTGAAGGTGATTTTCTCATACGAGTAGGAATGATGCACCCCAAAAACATCGAAGACGATCTGGAAGCCATTATAACTTCTTTTAAAAATGAAAAAGTCTATAATTTCCTCCATCTCCCCTTGCAGAGTGGGAGTAATCAGATTCTCTCTGATATGAATCGTGGGCACACTGTGGAAGAATACTTGGATATAGTAAACCATTTCCGGACAGAAATACCAGAACTATCCCTGGCAACAGATGTCATTGTAGGATACCCCACCGAGGATGATGATGCTTTCCAGGACACTCTTGACGTAATTCAGGAGATATACCCTGATTTTCTACATATCTCCAAATATCATCACCGCCCTGGCACCAGGTCATCATTACTTCCTGAGATTGATCACCAAACCATGAAAAAGCGTTCCCGGCAGTTAAACGATCTTAAAGTAGATATTGCCACCGCTAATAATCGAAAACTCAGGGACACCCATCAAAAAATACTGATCACCGATAAAGGAAGTAAAGGGGGATATATAGGCCGCACCAACTCCTATAAAACTGTGGTAGTGGAAGAAGCCCTTCCGGGAGCTTTTCTTGATGTAGAGATAACCCATTCCCTGAGCACATATTTAAAAGGAAAAATCTCCAAGTAA
- a CDS encoding protein-L-isoaspartate O-methyltransferase has translation MKAERENLVERLFNQGYIRTKNVKKAMLKIPREKFMPPENSSYAYLDRPFPIGNGQTISAPHMVAIIAEKLELQEGMNILEIGTGWGYNAAVVGEIVGKKGHVYTIERITALAEKARDNLKKTGYSDVVTVIEGDGTTGYPDKAPFDRIYGTASAPKIPEPLKEQLKIGGKLIIPMGSDYFQELVSVQRIADDDYQTINLGGVVFVPMIGRHGWPED, from the coding sequence ATGAAGGCTGAAAGAGAAAATCTGGTGGAAAGACTCTTTAACCAGGGATACATAAGGACTAAAAATGTAAAAAAGGCCATGCTTAAGATTCCTCGGGAGAAATTTATGCCCCCTGAGAACAGTTCTTATGCATACCTAGATCGTCCATTTCCCATTGGGAATGGTCAGACCATTTCTGCTCCACATATGGTGGCAATTATCGCCGAAAAGTTAGAATTACAAGAAGGAATGAATATTCTGGAAATTGGAACTGGTTGGGGATATAATGCTGCGGTGGTAGGTGAAATAGTGGGCAAAAAAGGCCATGTCTACACCATAGAACGAATTACCGCCCTGGCAGAAAAAGCCAGAGACAACCTGAAGAAAACTGGCTACTCTGATGTTGTAACGGTGATAGAAGGCGATGGAACCACAGGATATCCTGATAAAGCCCCTTTTGATCGGATTTATGGAACAGCCAGCGCCCCTAAAATTCCAGAACCCCTTAAAGAACAGCTGAAAATTGGTGGAAAACTGATTATACCCATGGGGTCTGATTACTTTCAGGAACTGGTATCTGTCCAGCGAATTGCCGATGATGATTATCAGACCATTAATCTGGGAGGAGTTGTTTTCGTTCCAATGATCGGCAGACATGGCTGGCCTGAAGATTAA
- a CDS encoding HVO_0476 family zinc finger protein: MKCPVCDSESHEILKTKGKNTKEVLLKCNECGNTFRETINIPKMVECRVIISKFEESVKKTIKLYPDEILQAGEVLIVDDEEVEITSLENTRGGRVLKSPVSELVTIWAASLAGPARVGISIDYGGRILSRKVEVERDFQFNVGDVVKLERSVFQIKSMKTITSRIRKGGAVAEQIKRVYGRPADKRDRFQYDLTSKIVETAEVVDESE; this comes from the coding sequence ATGAAATGTCCAGTTTGTGATTCTGAATCTCATGAAATACTAAAAACTAAGGGTAAAAACACCAAAGAAGTTCTTTTAAAGTGTAATGAATGTGGAAACACATTCAGAGAGACAATAAACATTCCTAAAATGGTGGAGTGCCGAGTAATCATCAGCAAATTTGAAGAATCAGTAAAAAAAACCATTAAACTCTATCCTGACGAGATTTTGCAGGCCGGAGAAGTGCTGATTGTGGATGATGAGGAAGTTGAAATAACTTCACTGGAAAACACCAGGGGCGGTCGTGTTTTGAAAAGTCCGGTCTCTGAACTGGTAACTATCTGGGCTGCATCCCTTGCCGGGCCAGCCAGAGTAGGAATATCCATAGATTACGGTGGAAGGATCCTGTCCCGAAAGGTGGAGGTTGAAAGGGATTTCCAGTTTAATGTAGGGGATGTTGTGAAACTGGAAAGATCAGTCTTCCAAATAAAATCCATGAAAACCATTACATCAAGGATCAGGAAGGGCGGGGCTGTGGCAGAACAAATTAAAAGAGTTTATGGAAGACCTGCAGATAAAAGAGACAGATTTCAGTATGATTTAACCTCTAAAATAGTTGAAACAGCTGAAGTGGTTGATGAGAGTGAATAA
- the hacB gene encoding homoaconitase small subunit codes for MKEEIKGKVWKFRDSIDTDVIIPGRYLRTFSLDELASHVMEGEDPEFAKNVKKGDIIVAGWNFGCGSSREQAPVALKHAGVDAIVAKSFARIFYRNAINVGLPVIVADIDADKGDELRIDLAEGMIQNLTTGKSCSIQPFHDFMLGILQDGGLVKHYLHEKKKNHPDEV; via the coding sequence ATGAAAGAGGAAATAAAAGGTAAAGTTTGGAAGTTCAGGGATAGTATAGACACTGATGTAATAATACCCGGACGATACTTAAGGACTTTCAGTTTAGACGAGCTGGCAAGTCATGTCATGGAAGGAGAGGACCCTGAATTCGCCAAAAATGTGAAAAAAGGTGACATTATCGTGGCTGGTTGGAATTTTGGCTGCGGATCCTCCAGGGAACAGGCTCCAGTAGCTTTAAAACACGCTGGTGTGGATGCGATTGTAGCTAAGTCTTTTGCGCGTATATTTTATCGTAACGCTATAAATGTGGGTTTACCAGTCATAGTGGCGGATATAGATGCAGATAAAGGAGATGAACTTCGAATTGATCTGGCAGAGGGAATGATCCAAAACCTAACCACTGGAAAAAGTTGCAGTATACAACCCTTCCATGATTTCATGCTGGGAATACTCCAGGATGGGGGTTTGGTTAAACATTATTTACACGAAAAAAAGAAAAACCATCCTGATGAAGTTTAA
- a CDS encoding beta-ribofuranosylaminobenzene 5'-phosphate synthase yields MIIKTPSRLHLTLIDLNGSLGRIDGGVGLTLEKPRLVLEMNQKGSEIAVEFKNRQNIPVNVINDYEDKIRNSAHRMIEYLHLEGGYSFTIHETYPSHSGLGSGTQLSLAVGKLLSDLDNREISVPQIANIVGRGGTSGIGVASFDEGGFIIDGGHHHGEKPDFLPSSASEASPPPIIARYDFPKDWKVVLVIPHVEKNVSGEKEVNIFQKYCPIPLEEVQRLSHLLLMKMMPAVLEKDLEGFGEAVNSIQNIGFKKIENRLQKPVIGEIMQFLRDAGAPGVGMSSFGPTIYAVTDSPQSIVSAANDALADVGGNIIETRAQNNGAVR; encoded by the coding sequence TTGATAATTAAAACTCCCTCAAGGCTCCATCTAACCCTGATCGATCTCAACGGTTCACTGGGTCGAATAGATGGTGGGGTGGGCCTTACACTGGAAAAACCCCGACTGGTTCTGGAAATGAACCAGAAGGGTAGTGAAATTGCAGTAGAATTTAAAAACCGCCAGAACATACCGGTTAATGTTATAAATGATTATGAGGATAAAATAAGAAATTCTGCCCATCGAATGATAGAATACCTTCATTTAGAAGGAGGGTATAGTTTCACTATTCATGAAACATATCCATCCCATTCTGGTTTGGGTTCTGGCACTCAACTATCTCTGGCTGTGGGTAAACTCCTTTCTGACTTGGATAATCGCGAAATAAGTGTACCTCAAATTGCTAATATCGTTGGTCGTGGAGGCACATCGGGTATAGGTGTAGCATCCTTTGATGAAGGTGGTTTTATAATCGATGGAGGCCACCATCATGGGGAGAAACCTGACTTTTTACCTTCATCTGCTTCAGAAGCATCACCTCCACCAATTATTGCCCGGTACGATTTCCCAAAGGACTGGAAGGTGGTTCTGGTTATTCCTCATGTTGAAAAGAATGTTTCCGGAGAAAAAGAGGTTAATATCTTCCAGAAATACTGCCCCATACCCTTAGAGGAAGTCCAGCGACTTTCACATCTTCTCTTAATGAAGATGATGCCTGCTGTCTTAGAAAAAGACCTGGAAGGTTTTGGAGAAGCGGTTAACAGCATACAGAATATTGGATTTAAAAAAATCGAGAACAGGCTGCAAAAACCAGTTATAGGGGAGATAATGCAGTTTCTTCGGGATGCTGGTGCCCCGGGGGTGGGTATGAGTTCATTTGGACCTACCATCTATGCAGTTACTGACAGTCCTCAGAGTATAGTAAGTGCAGCTAATGATGCACTTGCAGATGTAGGTGGCAATATCATTGAAACCAGGGCTCAAAATAATGGTGCTGTCAGGTAA
- the tes gene encoding tetraether lipid synthase Tes: MVIKKTKSLCPECLRVLDAEVFEDQERIMIKKTCPEHGEFENTYWQSSEAYHYASDYGYKGDGIDNPRTAVEGECPQNCGLCAEHESQTILGLIDVTNRCNLRCPICFANAAVSKSLYEPTYEEIRGMLRNLRANQPVPTPAIQYAGGEPTVRKDIVELVKLAREEGFSHTQIATNGIKLAKDPELAQKLKDATLNTIYLQFDGVTEEPYIKARNRNLLPIKLEAIENCRKADLGIVLVPTLVKGINDDQVGDIIRFAIENLDIIRGVNFQPVSFAGRTRSDEVEEQRITIPTFQKLVEQQTDGKIGCDDFYPASSVIPITDFVEAIEGEDQVSFTCHPHCGAATYVFIDNDEIIPITQFVDVDRFFNLLSRSSGDIKDGGLVGKARVISRATMELPKTIDRDKKPDSLDITGILTKVFKERSYSALGDFHHKTLLISCMHFMDPWNFDQDRVKRCVIHYAVPDGRIIPFCSMNAIYRSEVEKKFAKPLKK; this comes from the coding sequence ATGGTCATAAAGAAAACGAAAAGCCTGTGTCCTGAATGTCTTCGAGTCTTGGATGCAGAAGTCTTTGAAGACCAGGAAAGGATAATGATAAAGAAAACGTGCCCCGAGCACGGTGAATTCGAAAATACTTACTGGCAAAGTTCAGAAGCTTACCATTACGCATCTGATTATGGTTATAAAGGTGATGGTATTGACAATCCTCGTACTGCTGTAGAGGGCGAATGTCCTCAAAATTGTGGGCTGTGTGCTGAACATGAGAGTCAGACTATATTAGGCCTTATTGATGTTACTAATCGTTGTAATCTTCGTTGCCCTATTTGTTTTGCTAATGCAGCTGTATCTAAATCTTTATATGAGCCTACTTACGAGGAAATACGTGGGATGTTACGGAATCTCCGTGCAAACCAACCAGTCCCCACCCCTGCCATCCAGTATGCAGGTGGTGAACCCACTGTACGAAAGGACATTGTGGAACTGGTGAAGTTAGCACGGGAAGAAGGATTCAGCCATACTCAAATAGCTACCAATGGTATTAAACTGGCTAAAGATCCAGAGCTTGCTCAGAAACTTAAAGATGCCACTTTAAACACCATTTATCTTCAGTTCGATGGAGTTACTGAAGAACCATACATAAAAGCCAGAAACCGTAACTTACTGCCAATCAAATTGGAAGCCATTGAAAACTGCCGTAAAGCAGATCTGGGAATTGTATTGGTACCCACTCTGGTTAAAGGGATCAATGATGATCAGGTTGGTGATATCATAAGATTTGCCATTGAAAACCTGGATATCATCCGGGGCGTGAACTTCCAGCCGGTGTCCTTTGCGGGCAGAACACGTTCTGATGAAGTGGAAGAACAGAGAATAACCATACCCACCTTCCAGAAATTGGTGGAACAACAGACCGATGGCAAGATTGGGTGTGATGATTTTTACCCTGCCTCTTCAGTTATACCCATCACTGATTTTGTGGAAGCCATTGAAGGAGAAGATCAGGTATCATTCACTTGCCACCCCCACTGCGGTGCTGCCACCTATGTTTTCATTGATAATGATGAAATTATCCCCATAACTCAGTTTGTAGATGTGGATCGCTTTTTCAACCTTCTTTCCCGAAGCAGTGGTGATATAAAAGATGGGGGATTGGTTGGTAAGGCTAGGGTCATAAGCAGGGCCACTATGGAACTTCCCAAAACTATTGACCGGGATAAAAAACCTGATTCACTGGATATAACTGGCATACTGACCAAGGTCTTTAAGGAAAGATCTTACAGTGCCCTGGGAGATTTCCACCATAAAACGTTACTCATATCCTGCATGCACTTCATGGATCCCTGGAACTTTGACCAGGACCGGGTTAAAAGATGTGTGATCCACTACGCAGTTCCTGATGGACGTATAATACCATTCTGTTCTATGAATGCAATTTACCGCTCAGAGGTTGAGAAGAAGTTCGCAAAACCACTGAAAAAATAA
- a CDS encoding CDP-2,3-bis-(O-geranylgeranyl)-sn-glycerol synthase produces MDSSIFSVLILSAYAIYFMLPAYLANAGALTFGGGTPLDMGRSLNDSRRILGDGVTWKGTIIGILIGMGIGLLQGAIAGNIVHDLLVLGDPGIANLVQGTITNNIVQGALLGLALGSGAIIGDACGSFIKRRFKVERGRPVPFMDQLDFVVGALLFASLVVAIPFTLIILIIIISIFLHLGTNIIAYLLGMKNVWY; encoded by the coding sequence ATGGACTCGAGTATTTTCAGTGTTTTGATTTTATCCGCTTATGCTATATACTTTATGTTACCGGCTTACTTAGCCAACGCCGGTGCCCTTACCTTTGGGGGAGGAACACCCCTTGATATGGGCCGATCCCTTAATGACAGCCGTAGGATACTTGGAGATGGTGTCACTTGGAAAGGGACCATCATAGGCATCCTAATCGGAATGGGAATCGGCCTGCTTCAAGGAGCTATAGCCGGTAATATAGTACATGACCTTTTAGTGTTAGGAGATCCAGGAATAGCTAATCTGGTTCAGGGAACTATAACCAACAACATAGTACAGGGCGCATTACTGGGTCTTGCACTGGGTAGTGGTGCGATTATAGGAGACGCTTGTGGGAGTTTTATTAAGAGAAGATTCAAAGTGGAACGAGGACGACCAGTACCATTTATGGATCAGTTAGATTTTGTGGTAGGTGCCCTACTCTTCGCATCTCTGGTAGTAGCTATTCCATTTACTTTAATCATTCTGATAATTATAATTAGTATCTTTCTTCACTTGGGAACTAATATCATTGCCTATTTACTGGGTATGAAAAATGTTTGGTATTAA